The proteins below are encoded in one region of Salvelinus fontinalis isolate EN_2023a chromosome 10, ASM2944872v1, whole genome shotgun sequence:
- the LOC129863148 gene encoding uroplakin-1b-like, with the protein MTPDLDTKDRCFRALLIWGNLVIACCGIALMAMCIFFISDRGGLYVLVYATGNDSIWRGAWIGVFTGFALFCTSIFGMHAIVVSKRNILLAYILLMVIIYAFEVASAITAATHKDWVTKTSARKQQSKCCGVYGPEDWVKYESHFRQQNTDADNPWPRQCCQQDATGAISHLEACKIGVSPFLHAQGCYDYIAGPLIRHVFGVSWFGFAILCWTFFVILGVIFHYNQLDF; encoded by the exons ATGACACCTGATTTGGACACCAAGGACCGCTGCTTTAGGGCCTTGCTTATCTGGGGCAATTTGGTCATTGCA TGCTGCGGGATTGCCTTGATGGCCATGTGTATCTTCTTCATATCGGATCGAGGTGGATTGTATGTTTTGGTGTACGCCACAGGAAATGACAGCATCTGGAGGGGAGCCTGGATAGGCGTTTTCACTGGGTTTGCCCTTTTCTGCACATCGATCTTTGGAATGCATGCCATAGTTGTGTCCAAAAGAAATATCCTACTAGCT TACATCCTCCTGATGGTGATCATATATGCATTTGAGGTGGCATCAGCTATTACTGCTGCAACACATAAAGACTGG gtgaccaaaacatcagccaggaagcagcaGTCTAAGTGCTGTGGAGTGTACGGGCCAGAGGATTGGGTGAAGTATGAGTCCCACTTCAGGCAGCAAAACACAGATGCTGATAATCCTTGGCCCAGACAATGCTGTCAGCAGGATGCTACCGGAGCCATCAGCCATCTAGAGGCCTGCAAAATCGGGGTTAGCCCTTTCCTGCATGCACAG GGTTGTTATGATTACATTGCTGGTCCGTTGATCAGACACGTCTTTGGAGTCTCATGGTTTGGATTCGCCATATTGTGTTGGACA TTCTTTGTGATACTGGGAGTAATTTTCCACTACAATCAGTTGGATTTCTGA
- the LOC129863376 gene encoding rho GTPase-activating protein 31-like codes for MKNKGAKQRSKKKGSENAFDCDLTEHLQNSGKDVPQVLRTCAEFIEKHGVVDGIYRLSGVTSNIQRLRQEFCSELCPDLTKEVYLQDIHCVGSLCKLYFRELPNPLLTYELYKKFTDAVSVQEDHERLQHIQDVIKELPLPHFRTLEYLTKHLAHLATLSPQTNMHTRNLALVWAPNLLRSKDIEIASCNGDMAFQEVRVQQTVVEFILNHTEQIFNHAAAPIKTKEGPSLMCGEKYATLPISGQGGPMKLMSLEEAQARSLSPNHPARKERQRENSLPDTSTATLYHTVIDISDSKGKVSGKSKKWKFIFNLGKSVTDSKGRLSRNGSVFMKAQNITEKAAIRPARSMDSLCSLQTDDDKAGNFSSAGGANGFFAPGIKSRTLESDTLHDVSEQDQRREFEMKRLSEATGGSSPKMKRRGSPSISPPQQKALPEQLKVFKGDDDLSSCQPSSPKNRRMLCSGSTHSSASRPSFPGSLFPESSPRHQRKALNISEPFAVSVPLRVSAVISSNSTPCRAQGAQGKERPAAAALKPSRETSQSEQSDSSGSLNYREHPLGESSVVSESIIYSNSSSTPVEKEERPAEERSREEAAFKRVTEVSRSEGEVNDVQGKVEVSDLRQSSTPTTREEDQERQQFPGKQLDNPPATQYEPKELTQLDMGSLPIKEELWSDLHLELKITEPEIDIMDEEFMPVFCSTKKTCEDVKAMPDAPAKRRSSLPTHSLLYKGQSLMPTRPALTYHGADTVAHSARKHSSDTQLPNDKMLHFMVGTDMKNTPLHTADSTDKTKNKLHTSSKSKLPETDKPTFVKPRPVVTHLAEPSLHSTQQSQVTKGLQPGDVVTDIGTSVAEKGKEPSGKSKSQDGVKGVSHDNGKNALSVVMGGIERLSICLEERPHHTLGLPHQDDEDGCGGHSELEDLEEEPWEEVFRSTKQWVTSPLHSPTLKDLFGKLDVSSSCSAGEGLSSKELNVPPLSRDDKSTNGSCPFKSIEAFPGNRSQACSSKTETKITHLLPLPSKTTLVGDDATRTQRGNSCTAKQKNTSSSQRFHRQTSYEAYHSEKIEQNSFSKHRPYSLNLDLGHRRIRDISNQQNLESAELSSIQRGAVTPSETKSNGLSQELELFLSHRQAPVRRNSAPVSVSSVRTAFMVKTCQAKAVPVIPPKVQYSHIPHPRQDKGSGAGKGPEKEFTKTRGDKLDPVPLLPSMRDLKEELENKEPVPKSQIRQPIAEKSTETNKTTPTSDPPVLRRKRSSNAEAFSDCPRPERSTVLQRPSFRNRQRPQSLILFSPPFPIMDHPPLGDDAKLILSPIRSPTETSALDIFSKEMAENLKTPEGVTLRNKMTIPKSGQRLETSTSCFYQPQRRSMIFDSRNHRQIE; via the exons ATGAAGAATAAAGGAGCCAAGCAGAGGTCCAAAAAGAAAGGAAGTGAGAATGCATTTGACTGTGACTTGACAGAACATCTACAGAATTCAGGAAAAGACG TTCCTCAAGTTTTAAGGACATGTGCAGAGTTCATTGAGAAACATGGTGTTGTGGATGGAATATACAGGCTCTCGGGAGTCACCTCAAATATCCAGCGACTAAG ACAGGAATTTTGCTCTGAGTTGTGCCCTGACCTCACAAAGGAGGTGTACCTCCAGGACATCCACTGTGTGGGCTCCTTGTGCAAGCTGTACTTCAGGGAGCTACCCAATCCCCTGCTCACTTATGAGCTTTACAAGAAATTCACT GACGCCGTCTCAGTCCAGGAAGATCATGAAAGGCTACAACATATCCAGGACGTCATTAAAGAGCTACCACTCCCCCACTTTAG GACTCTGGAATATCTTACCAAGCATTTGGCCCACCTGGCCACCTTAAGTCCCCAGACTAACATGCACACCCGCAACCTGGCCTTGGTATGGGCTCCAAACCTATTGCG CTCGAAAGATATTGAAATTGCATCCTGCAATGGGGACATGGCTTTCCAGGAGGTGCGGGTTCAGCAGACTGTGGTTGAGTTCATTTTAAATCACACTGAGCAGATCTTCAACCATGCAGCTGCACCAATAAAAACTAAAGAAG GACCCAGTTTGATGTGTGGGGAGAAGTATGCCACTCTTCCTATCAGTGGCCAAGGTGGGCCAATGAAGCTGATGAGCCTAGAGGAGGCCCAGGCCCGCTCCCTGAGCCCTAACCACCCAGCACGGAAAGAGCGTCAACGGGAGAACAGTCTACCTGACACCAGCACTGCCACACTGTACCATACCGTCATAGACATATCGGATAGCAA AGGAAAGGTTTCTGGGAAATCGAAGAAGTGGAAGTTCATCTTCAACCTGGGCAAGTCTGTGACGGACTCTAAGGGAAGACTGAGCCGGAATGGGAGCGTGTTCATGAAAGCACAGAACATCACAG AAAAGGCAGCTATCCGACCAGCGAGAAGCATGGACTCTTTGTGCTCTCTGCAGACAG ATGATGACAAGGCAGGAAATTTCAGCTCAGCAGGCGGGGCCAACGGTTTCTTTGCGCCCGGTATAAAATCCAGAACACTTGAATCTGACACGCTCCATGATGTCAGTGAACAGGACCAGAGGCGGGAGTTTGAGATGAAGAGACTGAGCGAGGCCACAGGTGGCAGCAGCCCTAAAATGAAGAGAAGGGGCTCTCCAAGCATCTCACCACCACAGCAGAAAGCTCTACCCGAACAACTGAAGGTTTTCAAAGGCGATGATGACCTCAGCAGCTGCCAGCCCAGCTCCCCTAAGAACAGGAGGATGCTGTGTTCTGGCTCCACCCACAGCAGTGCATCCAGGCCCTCCTTCCCTGGAAGTCTCTTTCCAGAGTCCTCCCCCAGGCATCAGCGCAAGGCTCTCAACATATCAGAGCCCTTTGCTGTGTCTGTGCCCCTGAGGGTGTCTGCAGTCATCAGCTCCAACAGCACTCCCTGCAGGGCACAAGGGGCACAAGGGAAGGAGAGGCCTGCTGCAGCTGCTCTGAAACCAAGCAGAGAGACCTCCCAGTCAGAACAGAGTGACAGTAGTGGCAGCTTAAATTACAGAGAGCACCCCCTTGGAGAGAGCAGTGTTGTGAGTGAGAGCATTATCTACAGTAACAGCAGCTCAACCCCAGTGGAAAAGGAGGagagaccagcagaggagaggagcagagaggaggcaGCTTTCAAAAGGGTGACAGAAG TTTCAAGAAGTGAAGGAGAGGTGAACGATGTTCAAGGGAAGGTGGAAGTATCTGACCTGAGACAGTCTTCCACTCCCACCACAAGAGAGGAAGATCAAGAGAGACAGCAATTTCCTGGGAAACAACTGGACAACCCGCCAGCAACACAGTATGAGCCAAAAGAACTGACACAACTG GATATGGGATCTTTACCTATCAAGGAAGAGCTGTGGTCTGACCTCCATCTTGAGCTGAAAATTACTGAGCCTGAGATTGACATTATGGACGAGGAGTTTATGCCTGTTTTCTGTTCCACTAAGAAAACTTGTGAGGATGTTAAGGCAATGCCAGATGCTCCAGCAAAAAGAAGAAGCAGCCTTCCAACTCACTCATTATTATATAAGGGACAGTCTTTGATGCCCACCAGGCCTGCACTGACCTATCACGGTGCTGACACTGTAGCACATTCAGCAAGAAAGCACTCCTCAGACACACAACTTCCAAATGACAAAATGTTACATTTCATGGTCGGCACAGATATGAAAaatacacctctacacactgctgaTTCAACAgataaaacaaaaaacaaactacACACTTCCTCAAAATCTAAGCTCCCAGAAACCGATAAACCCACTTTCGTCAAGCCACGGCCTGTGGTTACTCACCTCGCAGAGCCAAGTTTACATTCTACTCAACAAAGCCAGGTCACAAAAGGTTTGCAGCCAGGGGATGTCGTAACAGACATAGGCACGTCTGTAGCAGAGAAAGGAAAAGAGCCATCAGGGAAAAGTAAGAGTCAAGATGGGGTCAAAGGGGTTTCCCATGACAATGGAAAGAATGCTTTGTCAGTTGTCATGGGAGGCATTGAGAGGCTTTCAATATGTTTGGAAGAAAGACCCCACCACACCTTGGGGCTACCACACCAAGACGATGAGGATGGATGTGGAGGACACTCCGAGTTGGAGGACTTGGAGGAGGAACCTTGGGAGGAGGTCTTCCGCTCCACCAAACAGTGGGTAACCAGTCCTCTCCATTCACCCACACTTAAGGATTTGTTTGGAAAACTAGATGTGTCATCGTCTTGTTCTGCAGGAGAAGGTTTGAGCTCCAAAGAACTAAACGTTCCTCCTCTATCTAGAGATGACAAATCAACAAATGGATCATGTCCTTTTAAGAGCATAGAAGCGTTCCCAGGAAATAGGTCTCAGGCATGCAGCAGCAAAACAGAGACCAAAATCACACATCTACTTCCCTTACCCTCCAAAACCACCCTGGTCGGTGATGATGCAACGAGAACACAAAGAGGAAACAGCTGCACAGCCAAACAGaaaaacacctcctcctcccagagGTTTCACAGACAGACATCTTATGAAGCATATCATTCAGAAAAAATAGAGCAGAACAGCTTTTCCAAACACAGGCCCTACTCACTCAATTTGGATTTAGGACATCGACGCATCAGAGACATTTCCAATCAGCAAAACCTTGAATCAGCTGAGTTGTCCTCCATTCAGAGAGGGGCAGTGACACCGTCTGAGACCAAATCCAACGGCCTGTCCCAGGAACTGGAGCTGTTCCTGAGCCATCGACAGGCCCCTGTGCGCCGGAACTCGGCCCCCGTCAGTGTGTCGTCTGTCAGGACGGCCTTCATGGTAAAAACGTGTCAGGCTAAAGCCGTGCCTGTCATCCCCCCCAAGGTGCAGTACAGCCACATACCTCATCCCAGGCAAGACAAGGGCTCTGGTGCAGGAAAGGGACCAGAGAAAGAATTCACAAAAACCAGGGGAGATAAACTAGATCCTGTACCTCTTCTTCCCTCTATGAGGGATCTAAAGGAGGAGTTGGAGAATAAGGAGCCAGTGCCGAAATCCCAGATAAGGCAGCCTATTGCAGAGAAATCTACAGAGACTAATAAAACTACACCTACTTCAGACCCACCGGTGCTAAGAAGGAAACGCTCATCCAATGCAGAGGCCTTTTCTGATTGTCCAAGACCAGAAAGGTCTACGGTTCTACAAAGGCCATCCTTTAGGAACCGCCAGAGACCACAGAGCCTCATCTTGTTCAGTCCACCCTTTCCCATCATGGATCACCCACCGCTGGGGGATGATGCCAAGCTCATCCTCTCGCCCATCAGAAGTCCAACTGAAACATCAGCACTTGATATATTTTCCAAAGAGATGGCAGAGAACCTCAAGACCCCAGAGGGGGTGACCCTGCGGAACAAAATGACAATACCCAAGAGTGGACAGAGACTGGAGACCTCGACGAGCTGCTTTTATCAGCCACAGAGGAGGTCCATGATATTTGACAGCAGAAACCACAGGCAGATTGAATGA